The Flavobacterium sp. 140616W15 sequence TCGGTTGGAGTTTGTTTTAGTTTTTCTAAAAAGGCTTGTATGCTCATATTATGTTTTATTAATATCTTTAAAATGATCTTAATTGTCAGTTCGAGCGGAGTCGAGAACCAATTGTTGCATCTCGACTCCGCTCGATGTGACAAAATGGTGTTTGAACTAACATCGTGTTAATCTTCTTCGTCTTCTTCTTTGTCATCCTTAGAAAATTTACTTTTCTTAGGTTCTTTTATTATTGTTTTTCCAGCAACAACTACAACAATTTCTCCGCGTGGTGCTGTTTTTTCAAAATGGTTTAATACTTCTTTTGCGGTTCCACGTACATTTTCTTCATGTAGTTTTGATAATTCCCTGCACACGCAAACCTGTCTGTCTTCGCCAAAATATGTGATAAATTCAGCCAGTGTTTTTACTAATTTATGTGGAGAGACATATAGAATCATCGTTCGGGTTTCCTCAGCAAGAACTAAATAGCGGGTTTGTCTTCCTTTTTTATCAGGCAGGAAACCTTCAAAAACAAACTTGTCATTTGGTAATCCGCTATTTACAAGTGCTGGAACAAAAGCTGTTGCACCAGGTAAACATTCTACCTCAATTTTATTTTCAACACAAGCACGCGTAAGTAAAAAACCAGGATCTGATATGGCTGGAGTTCCTGCATCGGAAATCAAGGCAATGGTTTCTCCGGCTTTTAATCTTGCGATTAAATTCTCGGTAGTCTTATGTTCGTTATGCATATGGTGACTGTGCATGTGCGTACCTATCTCAAAATGTTTTAAGAGTTTACCACTTGTACGAGTATCTTCGGCTAAAATTAAATCTACTTCTTTAAGAATACGAATGGCTCGAAAAGTCATGTCTTCTAGGTTGCCAATAGGCGTAGGAACGATATATAATTTAGACATAATTTTTTTTAATATTTAAACACAGATTGCACGAATTAACACGAATGATTAGAATGTTAAAAATTTCACGAAAATAAATTAGTGTAAATCTGTGGAATTCGTGTTTATGAGAATTTTTTCTCGATAATAGCAACGAAACGTTCTGCATATTCGTCTTTTCCTTCCCAGTTGTTGTAATCTGGTTTTACCATGTTTTCAAGAAATTCATTGGCTTCACCAAAACTATCAAATGTGATTAGTTGGTTTAAAACACGATTGTAGTCTTCAGGACTGTTTCCAAAAAGATGTTTTGTAAATGCAATACGATCGTTAAGGTCAATATGAAAGCCCTTAGAAAGTTTTTCGTTTAAAGAAACAGGTTTAGATTCTTCTAAAACGGAAGTGGTTGCTGCTTCTTTCTTTTTTTCTTTAAATTCTGTTGGAGCTGGCGGTGTTGAAGCAGGAGATGCAGCTTCAAAACTATCTACTTTTACAAATTGTGCATTGCTATAATCGATACCCATTATATCTTCGAACGAAATATGAACTACATCTGATTTTTCTGGAGTTTCTTCTTTTACTTCTGGAGTGAAATCAAATGAAGGAGTAAAATTTGTAATTGGACTTGCTACTTCCTCAATTTTTTCTTCTTCAACAGATTCTTCGACTGCTATTGGTTCAGGAGTTTCTACAACTACCTCTTCAATAATTTCTTCCGTTTTACTTTCGATTACTTCTTTCAAAAATGGCTCAGGGATCTCTTCTGTAGATTCTGGGATTTCTGCAATAACCTCTTCTTCGATAATTTTTTCTTCTATAATCTCTTCAGTTTTGCCTTCAATTACTTCATTAACCACTGGTTCAGAAACTTTTTCAATAGGAGTTTCTACAACTTGATTTACAATGATTTCTTCTTTTGTAATTGGTTCTTCAACTGCAATTGTTTTTTCAGATTGAATTACTTCTTCCTTTTCAAATGCAGTTTCAATTGTAGCATCTATTTGACCACGACCAATAGTTGGTTTAGTCTCTTCAAAATTTTCATCAATAAACTTTAAAACGGCTAATTTTTCATATAATTTCTGCGTTTCAAGATATAATTGATTGATATCGGACTTGTTTTTAAGTTTTAAAATTCGATGTGCAATGCTGATTAAATCGGCTTCCAATTTTTTTTTCATAACGTTTGAAAATTATAATGTGTTAGGCATATTTATTAATGTGTATTCTTTTGAGTGAAATCAAAAAATGAAAGAAACATTGTGCAATATTCTTTTTATTTATTTAAATAAGTGCTCTTGAATCTTCGATTTGATAAAAATTTTCTACTTTTGAAAAACGTAAAAAGTATTGAATTTTTATGTTGATTTATTACTTGTACAAAGTAATGAAAACTATTCATTTTTAAAGGTAGAAAAATACAAAATGTTTCTCGAAAATACAGTAAATCACAAAGAACAGTTTGGTTGGATTGAAGTTATTTGTGGGTCAATGTTTTCGGGTAAAACCGAAGAGTTAATCCGCAGATTAAAACGTGCTCAATTTGCCAAACAAAAAGTCGAAATTTTTAAACCCGCTATTGATACCCGCTATCATGACGAAATGGTTGTGTCGCATGATGCAAACGAAATTCGTTCAACACCAGTCCCTGCAGCTGCTAATATTGCTATTCTTGCACAAGGCTGTGATGTTATCGGGATTGATGAAGCTCAGTTTTTTGACGACGAAATTATTACAGTATGTAATGATCTTGCTAATCAAGGAATTCGTGTAATTGTTGCAGGATTAGATATGGATTTTAAAGGAAATCCGTTTGGTCCAATGCCAGGACTTATGGCAACAGCTGAATACGTGACCAAAGTACACGCAGTTTGTACAAGAACAGGAAATCTTGCTAATTATAGTTTTCGTAAGACAGATAATGATAAATTGGTTATGCTTGGCGAAACCGAAGAGTATGAGCCATTAAGTCGTGCGGCATATTACAATGCAATGAAAAAAAATCAGGAAAAATAGGTTGTAGTTTTTCTGATATTCTGAATAATATTTTAAACTAAAAGAGGCAATGCAAGAAAAAGAGAGTAAAAGAAAACAGAATATTTGGTTAATAATTACAATTGGTATTGCACTTGTTTTGGTGGGCTTCTTTCAATTTTATTTTTATGAAAGTGCTGATGAGGTAAAAACGGAAGTGAAAGAATTGGTAGTGAAGTATAATAAAAATTGCCCTTTAACAATTCAAGAAGGAATTCGTTTAGATAGTGTAAGTCTGCATGAGGATAAAGTTGTTCAATATAATCTAACATTACTAAATGTAGAAAAAGAAACTGCAGATGTTGCTGTTATACATGAAGAAATTGAAAAGAGCTTGTTGAGTACAGCCAAAGCAAATTCAGGGCTTGAAGTTTTTAGGGAAAATGATTTTACATTGGTTTATAGCTATAATGACAAAAAGAAAGCATTTTTGTTTAAGGTTACAGTTCTTCCAAGTCAGTATAAATAAATAATTCTTATATAAAATAAAACCCGACAGGTTCTTGAACTTGTCGGGTTTTTATATTTTAAAATATAAAGAATTACATTTTCTTACGCATTCTTGCTACAGGAATATCAAGTTGTTCACGGTATTTTGCAATAGTTCTTCGGGCAATAGGGTATCCTTTTTCCTTTAGAATTTCAGCAAGTTGATCATCTGGAAGCGGTTTCCTTTTATCTTCTTCTTCAATTGTATTTTGTAAAATTTTCTTGATTTCCAAAGTCGAAACATCTTCACCCTGATCGTTTTTCATCGCTTCTGAGAAGAATTCTTTTATCAGTTTCGTTCCATAAGGAGTTTCTACATATTTGCTATTTGCAACACGCGAAATAGTCGAAATATCTAATCCAACCATATCGGCAATATCCTTAAGAATCATTGGTTTTAGCTTGGTTTCATCGCCATCTAGGAAATATTCTTCCTGATAATGCATGATCGCATTCATGGTTACATATAATGTTTCCTGACGTTGGCGAATAGCATCTATAAACCATTTAGCTGAATCCAGTTTCTGTTTTATAAATTGTACTGCATCTTTTTGTGCTGTCGATTTATCTCGAGAATCTTTATAGGTCTGCATCATTTCCTGATAATCTTTGGAAACGTGTAGTGATGGGGCATTTCTTCCGTTTAAGGTTAATTCAAGCTCGCCATCAACAATGCGGATTGCAAAATCGGGAACTACATTTTCAGTAACTTTATTATTTCCTGTAAATGCGCCTCCTGGCTTTGGGTTCAATCGTTCTATTTCATGAACTGCTTTTTTAAGCTGCTCATTCGAAACATTGTATTTCTGTAACAGTTTGTCGTAATGCTTTTTGGTGAAAGCATCAAATTGATTCTCGATAATATCGATTGCCAATTCTACATATTCTGTTGGAGTTCTGTGTTTTAATTGTAGTAATAAGCATTCCTGTAAATCACGTGCGCCAACTCCTGAAGGTTCTAGTTCGTGT is a genomic window containing:
- the rsmI gene encoding 16S rRNA (cytidine(1402)-2'-O)-methyltransferase, with product MSKLYIVPTPIGNLEDMTFRAIRILKEVDLILAEDTRTSGKLLKHFEIGTHMHSHHMHNEHKTTENLIARLKAGETIALISDAGTPAISDPGFLLTRACVENKIEVECLPGATAFVPALVNSGLPNDKFVFEGFLPDKKGRQTRYLVLAEETRTMILYVSPHKLVKTLAEFITYFGEDRQVCVCRELSKLHEENVRGTAKEVLNHFEKTAPRGEIVVVVAGKTIIKEPKKSKFSKDDKEEDEED
- a CDS encoding thymidine kinase — encoded protein: MFLENTVNHKEQFGWIEVICGSMFSGKTEELIRRLKRAQFAKQKVEIFKPAIDTRYHDEMVVSHDANEIRSTPVPAAANIAILAQGCDVIGIDEAQFFDDEIITVCNDLANQGIRVIVAGLDMDFKGNPFGPMPGLMATAEYVTKVHAVCTRTGNLANYSFRKTDNDKLVMLGETEEYEPLSRAAYYNAMKKNQEK
- the rpoN gene encoding RNA polymerase factor sigma-54 codes for the protein MLKQFLNLKLSQKLSPQQIQLMKLIQLPTQAFEQRLLEEMNENPALEAGKEEEYEADEFANEEYDDYDDAESDRIEADDINIDEYLSDDDTPDYKTQANNYSDDDQERETPFASPVSFHQDLINQLNTFILSDEEREIAEFLVGSIDDMGYIRRSIPDIVDDMAFTQGIYTDEATVEKMLHVIHELEPSGVGARDLQECLLLQLKHRTPTEYVELAIDIIENQFDAFTKKHYDKLLQKYNVSNEQLKKAVHEIERLNPKPGGAFTGNNKVTENVVPDFAIRIVDGELELTLNGRNAPSLHVSKDYQEMMQTYKDSRDKSTAQKDAVQFIKQKLDSAKWFIDAIRQRQETLYVTMNAIMHYQEEYFLDGDETKLKPMILKDIADMVGLDISTISRVANSKYVETPYGTKLIKEFFSEAMKNDQGEDVSTLEIKKILQNTIEEEDKRKPLPDDQLAEILKEKGYPIARRTIAKYREQLDIPVARMRKKM